The nucleotide window CAGCCGCGCCGCAGCAGCAGTCCGCGCGCGGCGAACAGCGGGATCAGGCCAAGCGCGATGAGGGTGAGTCCACCCATCTCCGCCTGCTCGGGGCTGTCGGGCCGGCCCAGCAGGCCCATGACCACCATGTAGATCCCGCCGACGACCAGTGCCGCACCTTCGAGGGCGTTGAGTCCGGCCACGGCGGCGATCCTGCCCGGCTTCTCCTCTGCGGCCGACGGCGAGGAAGAGGGCGTGTTCTCCTGAATGCTCACGCTGTGCAGGTTGGCATCCTCCCCCGGCGAAAGTGAAGCCGGGGTGCCCGGGCGCCGCCGCCGTTCACCGCCCGTCACCCAGCGTGACCCCAGGAGTGCGGTAATTCTGGCCGGTACCTTGGGGTAGGTAGTCTGGCTGCCATGCGCGCACTCCTTGTGGTCAATCCAGCTGCCACCACCACCAGTGCGCGGACCCGTGACGTGCTGATTCACGCTCTGGCGAGCGAGATGAAGATCGAAGCAGTGAGCACGGAGTACCGCGGGCACGCCCGGGACCTGGGCCGACGGGCCGCGGACTCCGACGACATCGATCTGGTGGTCGCCCTCGGGGGCGACGGCACGGTCAACGAGGTCGTGAACGGGCTGCTGCACAAGGGGCCCGATGTGGGCAGTCTGCCGAAGCTGGCCGTGGTCCCCGGCGGCTCCACGAATGTCTTCGCGCGCGCCCTGGGACTGCCCAACGACGCCGTGGAGGCCACCGGCGCCATCCTGGACGCCCTGGACCGGCGCAGCGAGCGCACGGTCGGCCTGGGCCTCGCGGCCGGCACACCGGGTACGGAGGACGAGTCCGTCCCGGCGCGCTGGTTCACTTTCTGTGCCGGTCTCGGATTCGACGCGGGCGTCATCGGCCGGGTCGAACAGCAGCGCGAACGCGGCAAACGTTCGACTCATGCGCTGTACGTGCGCCAGGTGGTCCGCCAGTTCGTCGAGGAGCCTCACCGGCGGCACGGTCTCATCACGCTGGACGTGCCCGGCCAGGACCCCGTCACGGACCTCGCGCTGTCCATAATCTGCAACACCGCCCCCTGGACCTACCTGGGGAATCGTCCGATGTACGCCTCTCCGAAGGCGTCTTTCGACACGGCCCTGGACGTCCTCGGACTGAAGCGTCTTTCGACCCCCGCGGTCGCCCGCTACGCGACCCAGCTGCTCACTTCGAGCCCGGAAAAGGGCCCCCACGGCAAGCACGCCGTTTCGCGTCACGACCTGACCGACTTCACCTTGCATTCAAAGGCCCCACTGCCCTTCCAGATGGACGGCGACCACCTGGGACTGCGTACGAGCGTGACGTTCACAGGCGTACGCCGTGCACTGCGTGTGATTGTGTGAGTGGAAGGGCCCAAAGTCCTTTGACTCGAACGTTTGGGCTGGCCCCCACCCCATGGAAGTACGGCTGTGACCTAGCCGACACCGAGGAATCAAAAAAAACTTTCCACAAGGGGTTGTATCCGCCGCCGAGGTTTGCGAATCTCTACATGGCGATCGGGACGGCCCGCAACACCGGCCTCCACTGAAAGCCAGAACCCCTCCTCACTGACAAGACCACAACCAGTTCATCTGGGAGTCGGCCCT belongs to Streptomyces finlayi and includes:
- a CDS encoding diacylglycerol/lipid kinase family protein, whose protein sequence is MRALLVVNPAATTTSARTRDVLIHALASEMKIEAVSTEYRGHARDLGRRAADSDDIDLVVALGGDGTVNEVVNGLLHKGPDVGSLPKLAVVPGGSTNVFARALGLPNDAVEATGAILDALDRRSERTVGLGLAAGTPGTEDESVPARWFTFCAGLGFDAGVIGRVEQQRERGKRSTHALYVRQVVRQFVEEPHRRHGLITLDVPGQDPVTDLALSIICNTAPWTYLGNRPMYASPKASFDTALDVLGLKRLSTPAVARYATQLLTSSPEKGPHGKHAVSRHDLTDFTLHSKAPLPFQMDGDHLGLRTSVTFTGVRRALRVIV